One stretch of Eupeodes corollae chromosome 2, idEupCoro1.1, whole genome shotgun sequence DNA includes these proteins:
- the LOC129945328 gene encoding ras-related protein Rab-8A, producing MAKTYDYLFKLLLIGDSGVGKTCILFRFSEDAFNTTFISTIGIDFKIRTIELDGKKIKLQIWDTAGQERFRTITTAYYRGAMGIMLVYDITQEKSFENIKNWIRNIEENASADVEKMLLGNKCELNEKRQVSRERGEQLAIEYGIKFMETSAKNSTNVEEAFLTLASDIKAKMEKRMEATNPPKGGHQLTKNFEPARKADSWLSRCSLL from the exons ATGGCCAAGACGTAcgattatttgtttaaacttctCCTGATCGGCGATTCGGGAGTTGGGAAGACTTGCATTCTGTTTCGATTTTCCGAGGATGCCTTTAACACAACATTCATCTCGACAATTG gaattgatttcaaaatacgaACCATTGAACTTGAtggaaagaaaatcaaattacaaatttg ggaTACAGCCGGTCAAGAGCGTTTCAGGACTATAACAACTGCGTACTACAGAGGAGCAATGGGAATTATGCTCGTGTACGATATTACACaagaaaaatcttttgaaaatattaaaaactggataagaaatattgaagagAATGCATCGGCAGATGTGGAAAAAATGTTACTTGGCAATAAATGCGAACTTAATGAGAAGCGACAG GTCTCGAGAGAACGCGGCGAACAACTAGCTATAGAATATGGTATTAAATTCATGGAAACTTCCGCCAAGAACAGTACAAATGTCGAAGAGGCATTTTTAACTCTGGCTAGTGACATAAAAGCGAAAATGGAAAAACGAATg GAGGCGACTAACCCACCTAAAGGCGGTCATCAATTAACTAAAAACTTCGAGCCAGCAAGGAAAGCGGACAGTTGGTTGTCCAGGTGCAGTTTACTTTGA